The Catharus ustulatus isolate bCatUst1 unplaced genomic scaffold, bCatUst1.pri.v2 scaffold_145_arrow_ctg1, whole genome shotgun sequence genome has a window encoding:
- the CDCA5 gene encoding sororin — MAGAGGGRRSAGTTPRVTRRSSKRLVVSAPRGGPPWAPPSRSPLGSPDFEQPRRSPRLQSQKENDPCPPCSPPCSPPCAPPSPTPTPVAARVRRSYSRLDGGGTPRGLGGPPLSPLPLNLPPTANPEPPQIPPLDLPGISAGPERKRKRKVMPIDLSELEAWAASMNAQFEEAERFHLVVE; from the exons ATGGCGGGAgctggcggcgggcggcgcTCGGCGGGGACGACCCCGAGGG TGACGCGACGCAGCTCCAAGAGGTTGGTGGTCTCGGCCCCGCGGGGTGGCCCCCCCTGGGCACCCCCGTCCCGCAGCCCCTTGGGCAGCCCG GACTTTGAGCAGCCCCGGCGGAGCCCCCGG ctccagagccagaAGGAGAACGACCCCTgccccccctgcagccccccctgcagccccccctgCGCCCCCCCGTCCCCCACCCCCACTCCCGTGGCCGCCCGGGTCCGACGCTCCTACAGCCGCCTGGACGGGGGGGGCACCCCgcgggggctgggggggcccCCGCTGAGCCCCCTGCCCCTCAACCTGCCCCCCACAGCCAACCCCGagcccccccagatccccccccTCGACCTGCCCGGCATCAGTGCCGGCCCCGAGCgcaagaggaagaggaaggtgatGCCCATTGAT CTGTCCGAGCTCGAGGCCTGGGCCGCCTCCATGAACGCCCAGTTCGAGGAGGCCGAGAGGTTCCACCTGGTTGTGGAGTGA
- the ZFPL1 gene encoding zinc finger protein-like 1, translating into MGLCKCPKRRVTTLFCFEHRVNVCESCLVSAHPKCIVRSYLQWLQDSDYSPQCPLCQGPLGERETVRLVCYDVFHWPCLAGWARALPPRTAPAGHRCPQCGGPLFPPPNLQGPVAEALRARLRTAPWARPGLGLPLIEDSEEQPEPETTQEPDGGWDAPVALPEPPPAPPTPHAVVHVGGETPTLHAGSAPRKPLGGRESWSPPDRDEDKYRRRPLAWLPPKLRCRVRGVPRRPLLALCLGGAAAFALLLLLLGSLGRGGADSDPALEPLNNPHVRVGH; encoded by the exons atGGGCCTGTGCAAGTGCCCCAAGCGCCGGGTGACGACGCTGTTCTGCTTCGAGCACCGCGTGAACGTCTGCGAGAGCTGCCTGGTCAGCGCCCACCCCAAG TGCATCGTGAGGTCGTACCTTCAGTGGCTGCAGGACAGCGACTACAGCCCGCAGTGCCCGCTGTGCCAGGGGCCCCTGGGCGAGCGCGAGACCGTGCGGCTCGTCTGCTACG ACGTGTTCCACTGGCCATGCCTGGCGGGGTGGGCGCGGGCGCTGCCCCCCCGCACGGCCCCCGCCGGGCACCGCTGCCCCCAGTGCGGGGGGCCCCTGTTCCCCCCCCCGAACCTGCAGGGCCCCGTGGCCGAGGCGCTGCGGGCGCGGCTCCGGACGGCGCCCTGGGCACGgcccgggctggggctgccgcTG ATCGAGGACTCGGAGGAGCAGCCGGAGCCTGAGACCACCCAGGAGCCGGATGGGGGCTGGGACG cccccgtCGCCCTCCCGGagccgcccccggccccccccACGCCCCACGCTGTCGTCCACGTCGGGGGGGAGACCCCGACCCTGCACGCAG GCTCTGCCCCCCGCAAGCCCCTGGGGGGCCGCGAGTCCTGGAGCCCCCCCGACCGCGATGAGGACAAATACCGGCGGCGGCCGCTGGCCTGGCTGCCCCCCAAGctcag GTGCCGCGTGCGCGGGGTCCCGCGGCGCCCCCTGCTGGCGCTGTGCctgggcggggccgcggccttcgcgctgctcctgctcctattgggcagcctgggcaggggcgGGGCCGACTCCGACCCCGCCCTCGAGCCGCTCAACAACCCCCACGTGCGGGTGGGGCACTGA
- the LOC117011420 gene encoding EGF-containing fibulin-like extracellular matrix protein 2 codes for MGPSSLLLLLFLGATVAPAAPPDLEELEDYAECSDGYEWDPETEHCKDVDECAAEGPPPCRGSMKCLNHFGGYLCLPRSAALLSPGPGPAPPDGRCPPGFGPAPDGTCADVDECAGPPPCRPSQDCINLPGGFECRCPPGYRHRHTECVDEDECQFRWCQHSCANSPGAFACRCHPGFSLGPDGRSCLDVDECSMGARCSQRCLNTFGSFRCRCRPGFVLGADGHECHDVDECRAGVPCQHRCQNLPGGFSCLCPPGYAEEGGLCRDRDECTEGSHDCGGAQSCLNTFGGHLCVPRELCRGPYTPHPRSNGTCVCPGGVPGCAPRPRWLLHRFLAIPQIPDLPAGIFQLQHPPGDPKRLRLRGSPPGTFRLRALTNHSSLLELARPLAGPRQLLLEVELLATP; via the exons ATGGGCCCCTCCtcgctgctcctcctcctcttcctcggCGCCACCGTGGCCCCCGCGGCCCCCCCGGACCTGGAGGAGCTCGAGGATTACGCg gAGTGCAGCGACGGGTACGAGTGGGACCCCGAGACCGAGCACTGCAAAG ACGTGGACGAGTGCGCGGCGGAGGGGCCGCCGCCGTGCCGGGGCTCCATGAAGTGCCTGAACCATTTCGGGGGGTACCTGTGCCTGCCCCGCTCGGCCGCGCTGCTcagccccgggcccggccccgccccg cccgaCGGCCGCTGCCCGCCCGGCTTCGGCCCCGCCCCCGACGGCACCTGCGCAG ATGTGGACGAGtgcgcggggccccccccgtgCCGGCCCAGCCAGGACTGCATCAACCTCCCGGGGGGCTTCGAGTGCCGCTGCCCCCCCGGGTACCGGCACCGGCACACCGAGTGCGTGG ACGAGGACGAGTGCCAGTTCCgctggtgccagcacagctgcgCCAACTCCCCCGGAGCCTTCGCCTGCCGCTGCCACCCCGGGTTCAGCCTCGGCCCCGACGGCCGCTCCTGCCTTG ACGTGGACGAGTGCTCCATGGGCGCCCGCTGCTCCCAGCGCTGCCTCAACACCTTCGGCTCCTTccgctgccgctgccggccCGGCTTCGTGCTGGGCGCCGACGGCCACGAGTGCCACG ACGTGGACGAGTGCCGGGCGGGGGTCCCGTGCCAGCACCGCTGCCAGAACCTCCCGGGGGGCTTCAGCTGCCTCTGTCCCCCCGGCTACGCCGAGGAGGGGGGGCTCTGCCGAG ACCGGGACGAGTGCACCGAGGGCTCCCACGACTGCGggggggctcagagctgcctcaACACTTTTGGGGGGCACCTCTGTGTCCCCCGCGAGCTCTGCCGGGGACCCTACACCCCCCACCCCCGCAGCAACGG GACCTGCGTGTgtcccgggggggtccccggctgcgccccccgcccccgctGGCTCCTGCACCGCTTCCTGGccatcccccaaatccccgaCCTTCCCGCCGGCatcttccagctccagcacccccCGGGGGACCCCAAAAGGCTGCGGCTGCGGGGGAGCCCCCCCGGCACCTTCCGCCTGCGG GCGCTGACCAATCACAGCTCGCTGCTGGAGCTCGCGCGCCCCCTGGCGGGCCCgcggcagctgctgctggaggtggagctgctcgc gaccccctga